Proteins encoded within one genomic window of Christensenellaceae bacterium:
- the nusA gene encoding transcription termination factor NusA: MINKDFFSALEDLEQEKKINKEYFIESLEIALTSAYKKNYGEAKSARVRLDPEKSTIKVYSYKTVAEEVEDSDKQISLEEAKALKKSYEVGDTITQEESPKDFGRIAAQIAKQVLMQRLREAEHKAALEEISEKQNELLTAIVRRVDMGQVFVEIPGTQTEGILQEKDQIPGEKYGVGQHIKVYVKTIRDTEKASHVQVTRSNASFVKKLFELEVPEILSGEVEIKNIVREAGYRTKMAVFSANPNIDPVGSCVGNKGLRVNNIVAELNGEKIDIVEWSENPLQFIARALSPAKVDTVYSLEGEKTARAVVPDDKLSLAIGKSGQNVRLAVRLTGWKIDVKSHSAAKEIDGDLFLSKDTNFDIGDDSSELSDISDEGLLDNIDAEGK; the protein is encoded by the coding sequence ATGATAAACAAAGATTTTTTTAGTGCATTAGAGGACCTTGAGCAGGAAAAGAAGATAAATAAGGAATACTTTATAGAATCGCTGGAGATAGCACTGACTTCGGCATACAAAAAAAATTATGGTGAGGCAAAAAGCGCGCGTGTGAGGCTTGACCCGGAAAAAAGCACTATAAAAGTATATAGTTATAAAACAGTGGCGGAGGAAGTTGAAGACTCCGACAAGCAAATAAGCCTTGAAGAGGCAAAAGCTCTTAAAAAGAGCTATGAGGTGGGAGATACTATTACACAGGAAGAATCTCCCAAAGACTTTGGAAGAATTGCAGCTCAGATAGCTAAACAAGTTTTAATGCAGCGCCTCAGAGAAGCTGAGCATAAAGCGGCACTAGAGGAGATATCCGAAAAGCAGAATGAACTACTCACCGCTATTGTGCGCAGGGTTGATATGGGCCAGGTGTTTGTAGAAATCCCCGGCACTCAAACCGAAGGTATTTTGCAGGAAAAAGACCAAATTCCGGGTGAAAAATATGGCGTTGGTCAGCATATAAAGGTTTATGTAAAGACTATCCGTGACACCGAAAAAGCAAGTCATGTACAGGTTACAAGAAGCAACGCAAGTTTTGTAAAAAAGCTGTTTGAGCTGGAGGTGCCTGAAATATTAAGCGGCGAGGTTGAAATAAAGAACATTGTAAGAGAAGCCGGATATCGTACTAAAATGGCAGTTTTCAGTGCCAACCCAAATATAGACCCTGTGGGCTCATGTGTAGGAAACAAAGGGCTTAGAGTAAACAACATTGTGGCAGAGCTTAACGGCGAAAAAATTGATATCGTTGAGTGGAGCGAAAATCCGCTACAGTTTATTGCAAGGGCTCTCAGTCCCGCCAAGGTTGACACAGTATATTCGCTTGAAGGTGAAAAGACAGCCCGGGCAGTGGTGCCTGACGACAAACTGTCGCTGGCTATCGGCAAAAGCGGTCAGAACGTAAGACTAGCTGTTAGGCTGACAGGATGGAAGATTGACGTTAAGAGCCACAGTGCTGCCAAAGAGATTGACGGAGACTTGTTCCTTAGCAAGGACACCAACTTTGACATAGGCGACGACAGCTCGGAGTTGTCGGATATAAGTGACGAAGGACTGTTGGACAATATTGACGCAGAGGGCAAATAA
- a CDS encoding YlxR family protein, giving the protein MKKVPLRMCIVCRQMKTKAELVRVTKTQDGQIFVDDTKKADGRGAYVCSNNECLHKCIKTHALNRAYKKNVDNSSYEMLQEHIRKN; this is encoded by the coding sequence ATGAAAAAGGTTCCATTAAGAATGTGCATAGTGTGCAGACAAATGAAAACCAAGGCGGAACTTGTTAGGGTCACAAAGACCCAGGACGGACAAATTTTTGTGGATGATACAAAGAAAGCCGATGGGCGGGGTGCTTATGTATGCAGCAATAATGAGTGCCTGCACAAATGTATTAAAACACATGCACTGAATAGAGCATATAAAAAGAATGTTGACAACAGCAGTTATGAGATGCTACAGGAACATATAAGGAAAAATTAA